The following proteins are encoded in a genomic region of Nocardioides sp. cx-173:
- a CDS encoding HAD family hydrolase produces MTSAHAVPWTDFDAVLFDLDGVVTPTAEVHMRAWAEMFNGFLGSYGGGGDTAPYTDADYFAHVDGKPRYDGVRDFLASRGIELPEGEDDDPGTARTIKGLGNRKNDAFNEVLARDGVTAYPGSVRLLDHLRGLGLPLAVVSSSANAPVVLEAAGLADRFQSVVDGAVAKELGLRGKPAPDTFLHAAEVLGATAATSVVLEDAVSGVRAGRAGSFGLVVGVDRGAGPEALTDAGADVVVADLAETLA; encoded by the coding sequence ATGACCTCCGCCCACGCCGTGCCCTGGACCGACTTCGACGCGGTCCTCTTCGACCTCGACGGCGTGGTCACCCCGACCGCCGAGGTGCACATGCGCGCCTGGGCTGAGATGTTCAACGGGTTCCTCGGCTCCTACGGCGGCGGCGGCGACACCGCCCCCTACACCGACGCCGACTACTTCGCCCACGTCGACGGCAAGCCGCGCTACGACGGCGTACGCGACTTCCTCGCCTCGCGGGGGATCGAGCTGCCCGAGGGAGAGGACGACGACCCCGGCACGGCCCGGACGATCAAGGGCCTGGGCAACCGCAAGAACGACGCGTTCAACGAGGTGCTGGCGCGCGACGGGGTGACGGCCTACCCCGGCTCCGTTCGGCTGCTGGACCACCTCCGCGGCCTGGGCCTGCCGCTCGCGGTGGTCTCCTCCTCGGCCAACGCACCGGTGGTGCTCGAGGCGGCCGGGCTGGCCGACCGGTTCCAGAGCGTCGTCGACGGCGCGGTCGCCAAGGAGCTCGGGCTGCGGGGCAAGCCCGCCCCCGACACCTTTTTGCACGCGGCGGAGGTGCTCGGCGCCACGGCCGCGACCTCGGTGGTGCTGGAGGACGCCGTGTCCGGCGTGCGCGCCGGCCGGGCCGGAAGCTTCGGGCTGGTCGTCGGCGTCGACCGCGGAGCCGGCCCCGAGGCGCTCACCGACGCCGGCGCCGACGTCGTCGTCGCGGACCTGGCGGAGACGCTCGCGTGA
- a CDS encoding UBP-type zinc finger domain-containing protein: protein MTDGIDPSVPPSGTGCVECDDAGGWWVHLRRCAQCGHVGCCDSSPGQHATAHFRESGHPVMASFEPGEEWFWDFTREVGVLGQPLAPPRSHPEDQPAPGPAGRVPADWRDHVH from the coding sequence ATGACCGACGGCATCGACCCCTCCGTCCCTCCGAGCGGCACGGGCTGCGTCGAGTGCGACGACGCGGGCGGCTGGTGGGTGCACCTGCGTCGCTGCGCCCAGTGCGGGCACGTCGGCTGCTGCGACAGCTCCCCCGGTCAGCACGCCACGGCCCACTTCCGCGAGTCCGGCCATCCGGTGATGGCCAGCTTCGAGCCCGGCGAGGAGTGGTTCTGGGACTTCACCCGCGAGGTGGGCGTCCTGGGCCAGCCGCTCGCGCCGCCGCGGTCCCACCCCGAGGACCAGCCGGCCCCCGGCCCCGCCGGACGTGTCCCCGCGGACTGGCGCGACCACGTGCACTGA
- the ilvN gene encoding acetolactate synthase small subunit, translated as MSATHTLSVLVENKPGVLARIAGLFSRRGFNIDSLAVGPTEHAEISRMTIVVNVEDSPLEQVTKQLNKLVEVIKIVELDPQASVNRELILVKVAATAETRGQVLDTVQLFRAKVIDVASDAVTIQLVGNAAKIGDFLRVLEPFGVRELVQSGQVAIGRGSRSISERSLRPVVVPAPPAAG; from the coding sequence ATGAGCGCCACTCACACCCTGAGCGTCCTGGTCGAGAACAAGCCCGGCGTCCTGGCCCGGATCGCCGGGCTGTTCAGCCGCCGCGGGTTCAACATCGACTCCCTCGCCGTCGGCCCGACCGAGCACGCCGAGATCTCGCGCATGACCATCGTGGTCAACGTCGAGGACTCGCCGCTGGAGCAGGTCACCAAGCAGCTCAACAAGCTGGTCGAGGTCATCAAGATCGTCGAGCTCGACCCGCAGGCCTCGGTCAACCGCGAGCTGATCCTGGTCAAGGTCGCGGCCACGGCCGAGACCCGCGGCCAGGTGCTCGACACCGTCCAGCTGTTCCGCGCCAAGGTCATCGATGTCGCCAGCGACGCCGTGACCATCCAGCTGGTCGGCAACGCCGCCAAGATCGGCGACTTCCTGCGCGTGCTCGAGCCGTTCGGCGTGCGCGAGCTCGTCCAGTCCGGCCAGGTCGCCATCGGCCGTGGCTCCCGCTCCATCTCCGAGCGCAGCCTGCGCCCGGTTGTCGTGCCTGCCCCGCCCGCCGCGGGCTGA
- a CDS encoding 4a-hydroxytetrahydrobiopterin dehydratase translates to MSDQTSDPRKILDGHELETELLADWRVLFSALHGRFETGDFATGLRLVEGIGAAAEELDHHPDVDLTYPRVTVRLTSHDVGGVTSRDVELARRISDLAGSLGAKADPGGVSVLELGLDTWDADEIKPFWVALLGYEATGDDVELVDPTGTRPTIWFQETEQHETPRQRWHLDIRIPPEEADGRIKAALDAGGTMVSDAVAPRFWVLADPQGNQACITTWIGRS, encoded by the coding sequence GTGAGTGACCAGACGAGCGACCCGAGGAAGATCCTGGACGGGCACGAGCTCGAGACCGAGCTCCTCGCCGACTGGCGAGTGCTGTTCTCCGCCCTGCACGGGCGCTTCGAGACCGGCGACTTCGCCACCGGCCTGCGGCTGGTGGAGGGCATCGGCGCGGCGGCCGAGGAGCTCGACCACCACCCCGACGTCGACCTGACCTACCCGCGAGTGACGGTGCGCCTGACCAGCCACGACGTCGGCGGCGTCACCAGCCGCGACGTCGAGCTCGCGCGGCGCATCAGCGACCTGGCCGGCAGCCTCGGCGCCAAGGCCGACCCGGGCGGGGTCTCGGTGCTCGAGCTCGGTCTCGACACCTGGGACGCCGACGAGATCAAGCCGTTCTGGGTGGCACTGCTGGGCTACGAGGCGACCGGGGACGACGTCGAGCTGGTCGACCCGACCGGCACCCGGCCGACCATCTGGTTCCAGGAGACCGAGCAGCACGAGACCCCGCGGCAGCGCTGGCACCTCGACATCCGGATCCCGCCCGAGGAGGCCGACGGCCGCATCAAGGCGGCGCTCGACGCCGGCGGGACCATGGTGAGCGACGCGGTCGCGCCCCGCTTCTGGGTGCTCGCCGACCCGCAGGGCAACCAGGCCTGCATCACCACCTGGATCGGCCGCTCCTGA
- a CDS encoding kynureninase, protein MTDTDLDQRDPLAPYRDRFVGAETPLVYFDGNSLGRPLRSTGPRLAQFVTEEWGGRLIRGWDERWFHLPETIGDDLGRTVLGAAPGQTVVGDSTTVLLYKAMRAAVAVRPGRTEIVVDRDNFPTDRYVADGVARECGLTLRWIDVDTAAGVEAEQLAAVVGPHTALVLLSHVAYRSAHLADMATLTAIAHDAGALVLWDLSHSVGSVPVRLDECGVDLAVGCTYKYLNGGPGAPAFVYVAERLLDQVSQPVQGWMGASDPFLMGPDYRPAPGVRRMLSGTPPVVGMLAMQDMLALVEEVGIEAVRAKSVALAEHAIALADERLPGVTVASPRESSRRGGHVTLNHPLMKDVTTALWAEDVIPDYRDPHGLRLGLSPLSTSFAEVEAGLERVRLTLERLGG, encoded by the coding sequence GTGACCGACACCGACCTCGACCAGCGCGACCCCCTCGCGCCCTACCGCGACCGCTTCGTCGGCGCGGAGACCCCGCTGGTGTACTTCGACGGCAACTCGCTCGGCAGGCCGCTGCGCAGCACCGGCCCCCGGCTGGCGCAGTTCGTCACCGAGGAGTGGGGCGGGCGGCTGATCCGGGGCTGGGACGAGCGGTGGTTCCACCTGCCCGAGACGATCGGCGACGACCTCGGCCGCACGGTCCTGGGCGCGGCGCCGGGGCAGACCGTGGTCGGCGACTCCACGACGGTGCTGCTCTACAAGGCCATGCGCGCGGCCGTGGCGGTGCGCCCCGGGCGCACCGAGATCGTGGTCGACCGCGACAACTTCCCGACCGACCGCTACGTCGCCGACGGCGTCGCCCGGGAGTGCGGGCTGACCCTGCGCTGGATCGACGTCGACACCGCCGCGGGCGTCGAGGCCGAGCAGCTCGCGGCCGTCGTCGGGCCGCACACGGCGCTGGTGCTGCTCAGCCACGTCGCCTACCGCTCGGCGCACCTCGCCGACATGGCGACGCTCACCGCGATCGCGCACGACGCCGGCGCGCTGGTGCTCTGGGACCTCAGCCACTCGGTCGGCTCCGTTCCGGTGCGCCTCGACGAGTGCGGCGTCGACCTCGCCGTCGGCTGCACCTACAAGTACCTCAACGGCGGGCCCGGCGCGCCGGCGTTCGTGTACGTCGCCGAGCGGCTGCTCGACCAGGTCAGCCAGCCGGTCCAGGGGTGGATGGGCGCGAGCGACCCGTTCCTCATGGGGCCCGACTACCGCCCGGCGCCCGGCGTACGCCGGATGCTGAGCGGCACTCCGCCGGTGGTCGGCATGCTCGCGATGCAGGACATGCTCGCGCTGGTCGAGGAGGTCGGGATCGAGGCGGTGCGCGCCAAGTCGGTCGCGCTGGCCGAGCACGCGATCGCGCTCGCCGACGAGCGGCTGCCGGGCGTCACCGTCGCCTCGCCACGCGAGTCGTCGCGCCGCGGCGGCCACGTGACCCTCAACCACCCGCTGATGAAGGACGTGACCACGGCGCTGTGGGCCGAGGACGTGATCCCGGACTACCGCGACCCCCACGGCCTGCGCCTGGGGCTCTCGCCGCTGTCGACCTCCTTCGCCGAGGTCGAGGCCGGGCTGGAGCGGGTCCGGCTCACACTGGAGCGGCTGGGAGGGTGA
- a CDS encoding pyridoxamine 5'-phosphate oxidase family protein, translated as MGKVHAAITGRVRSFIERQPVFFVATAPSGDGGHVNVSPKGLADTFVVVDEHTVAYLDLTASGAETIAHLRQNGRVTVMFCSFEAKPNVVRLHGRGRVVGLYDDDFAAWASRFPANAAARAVIVVDVERVSDSCGYALPLMSLDQERDLLTPNMERRGPDGVLAYRRRKNRTSIDGLPAFDDDDDHDGPGSDE; from the coding sequence GTGGGCAAGGTCCACGCCGCGATCACCGGTCGGGTCCGCTCGTTCATCGAGCGCCAGCCGGTGTTCTTCGTGGCGACCGCGCCGTCGGGTGACGGCGGGCACGTCAACGTCTCGCCCAAGGGGCTGGCCGACACCTTCGTGGTCGTCGACGAGCACACCGTGGCCTACCTGGACCTGACTGCCAGCGGCGCGGAGACGATCGCGCACCTGCGGCAGAACGGCCGGGTCACGGTCATGTTCTGCTCGTTCGAGGCCAAGCCCAACGTCGTCCGGCTGCACGGCCGCGGCCGCGTGGTCGGGCTGTACGACGACGACTTCGCCGCCTGGGCGTCGCGCTTCCCGGCCAACGCCGCGGCCCGCGCGGTCATCGTGGTCGACGTCGAGCGGGTCAGCGACTCGTGCGGCTACGCGCTGCCGCTGATGAGCCTGGACCAGGAGCGCGACCTGCTCACGCCCAACATGGAGCGCCGCGGACCCGACGGTGTGCTCGCCTACCGGCGGCGCAAGAACCGCACCAGCATCGACGGGCTGCCGGCCTTCGACGACGACGACGACCACGACGGACCCGGGTCTGACGAGTGA
- the ilvD gene encoding dihydroxy-acid dehydratase, translating to MSDESPQHDLKPRSRAVTDGLEATASRGMLRAVGMGDDDWQKPQIGVASSWNEITPCNLSLDRLAKAVKNGVHAAGGYPLEFGTISVSDGISMGHEGMHFSLVSREVIADSVETVMMAERLDGSVLLAGCDKSLPGMLMAAARLDLASVFLYAGSIMPGQVDGQDVTIIDAFEAVGACLAGKMSREQVDKIERAICPGEGACGGMYTANTMAAVGEALGMSLPGSAAPPAVDRRRDGFAHRSGQAVVEMLRRGITARQIMTKEAFENAVTVVMALGGSTNAVLHLLAIAREAEVDLTLDDFNRIGDKVPHLGDLKPFGKYVMNDVDKVGGIPMVMKALLDAGLMHGDCLTVTGRTLAENLADLAPPTVDDDVIRTIDRPIHRTGGITILKGSLAPEGAVVKSAGFDESVFTGTARVFDGERAAMDALAAGEIKPQDVVVIRYEGPKGGPGMREMLAITGAIKGAGLGKDVLLLTDGRFSGGTTGLCVGHVAPEAVDGGPIAFVRDGDPITLDVLNRTLEVEIDDLEARKVGWEPLPPKYTRGVLGKYAKVVQSAAHGAVTS from the coding sequence ATGAGCGACGAGTCCCCGCAGCACGACCTGAAGCCCCGCTCCCGCGCCGTCACCGACGGCCTCGAGGCGACCGCCTCGCGCGGCATGCTCCGTGCCGTCGGGATGGGAGACGACGACTGGCAGAAGCCGCAGATCGGCGTGGCGTCCAGCTGGAACGAGATCACTCCCTGCAACCTCTCGCTCGACCGGCTCGCGAAGGCCGTGAAGAACGGCGTGCACGCGGCCGGCGGCTACCCGCTGGAGTTCGGCACGATCTCGGTCTCCGACGGCATCTCGATGGGCCACGAGGGGATGCACTTCTCGCTGGTCTCCCGCGAGGTCATCGCGGACTCGGTCGAGACGGTGATGATGGCCGAGCGCCTCGACGGCTCGGTGCTGCTGGCGGGCTGCGACAAGTCGCTGCCGGGAATGCTCATGGCGGCCGCGCGCCTGGACCTGGCGAGCGTGTTCCTCTACGCCGGCTCGATCATGCCCGGGCAGGTCGACGGCCAGGACGTGACGATCATCGACGCCTTCGAGGCGGTCGGCGCCTGCCTGGCCGGCAAGATGAGCCGCGAGCAGGTCGACAAGATCGAGCGCGCGATCTGCCCCGGCGAGGGCGCCTGCGGTGGCATGTACACCGCGAACACCATGGCCGCCGTCGGCGAGGCGCTCGGCATGTCCCTGCCCGGCTCTGCCGCCCCGCCGGCCGTCGACCGGCGCCGCGACGGGTTCGCGCACCGCTCCGGCCAGGCCGTCGTCGAGATGCTGCGCCGCGGCATCACCGCCCGCCAGATCATGACCAAGGAGGCGTTCGAGAACGCCGTGACCGTGGTGATGGCCCTCGGTGGCTCCACCAACGCCGTGCTGCACCTGCTCGCCATCGCGCGCGAGGCCGAGGTCGACCTCACCCTGGACGACTTCAACCGCATCGGCGACAAGGTGCCGCACCTCGGCGACCTCAAGCCGTTCGGCAAGTACGTCATGAACGACGTCGACAAGGTCGGCGGCATCCCGATGGTGATGAAGGCGCTGCTCGACGCCGGCCTCATGCACGGCGACTGCCTCACCGTCACCGGCCGCACCCTGGCCGAGAACCTCGCCGACCTCGCGCCCCCGACCGTCGACGACGACGTCATCCGCACCATCGACCGCCCGATCCACCGCACCGGCGGCATCACCATCCTCAAGGGCTCGCTGGCCCCCGAGGGCGCGGTCGTCAAGAGCGCCGGCTTCGACGAGTCGGTCTTCACCGGCACGGCCCGGGTCTTCGACGGCGAGCGCGCCGCCATGGATGCGCTCGCGGCCGGCGAGATCAAGCCCCAGGACGTCGTGGTCATCCGCTACGAGGGCCCCAAGGGCGGCCCCGGCATGCGCGAGATGCTCGCCATCACCGGCGCCATCAAGGGCGCCGGCCTGGGCAAGGACGTGCTGCTGCTCACCGATGGCCGGTTCTCCGGCGGCACGACGGGGCTGTGCGTCGGCCACGTCGCCCCCGAGGCCGTGGACGGCGGTCCGATCGCGTTCGTGCGCGACGGGGACCCGATCACCCTCGACGTCCTCAACCGCACCCTCGAGGTCGAGATCGACGACCTCGAGGCGCGCAAGGTCGGGTGGGAGCCGCTGCCGCCGAAGTACACCCGCGGGGTGCTCGGCAAGTACGCCAAGGTGGTCCAGTCGGCCGCCCACGGCGCCGTCACCTCGTGA
- a CDS encoding S66 family peptidase: MRFPRPLAPGDRIGVTAPSSGVGADLRPRLDVAVDHLRRRGYEVVVGECMSGEGITSAPKDARAAELTAMLSDPTIAAVVPPWGGELAIDLLDRLDWDVLAAAEPTWLVGWSDLSTVMLPLTLRLGWASLHSLNLMDTPYDPAPGLAHWLDVASATGPVTQTSPGLYREGWDDYRADPGATTMALDLEGPWRVLGGGGVDVGGVLVGGCLEVLSPLAGTPYGDVPAFGRAHADEGLLVYLEACAAPAPDVARMLHGLRLAGWFDDASGILIGRTAAPDAPGLTQQEAVADALGMLDVPIVLDLEIGHVQPFLPLVNGASARVVADDRRREITQTIGG, translated from the coding sequence GTGAGGTTCCCTCGCCCGCTCGCTCCCGGCGACCGGATCGGCGTCACGGCGCCCTCCAGCGGCGTCGGCGCCGACCTGCGACCACGCCTGGACGTCGCCGTCGACCACCTGCGCCGGCGCGGCTACGAGGTCGTCGTGGGGGAGTGCATGTCCGGGGAGGGGATCACCTCGGCGCCCAAGGACGCGCGGGCCGCCGAGCTCACCGCGATGCTCAGCGACCCGACGATCGCGGCCGTCGTGCCGCCGTGGGGCGGGGAGCTGGCCATCGACCTGCTGGACCGGCTCGACTGGGACGTCCTGGCCGCCGCCGAGCCGACCTGGCTGGTCGGCTGGAGCGACCTGTCCACGGTCATGCTCCCGCTCACGCTCCGCCTCGGCTGGGCGAGCCTGCACAGCCTCAACCTCATGGACACGCCGTACGACCCGGCGCCGGGCCTGGCCCACTGGCTCGACGTCGCGTCCGCGACCGGTCCGGTGACGCAGACCAGCCCCGGGCTCTACCGCGAGGGGTGGGACGACTACCGCGCCGATCCCGGCGCGACGACCATGGCGCTCGACCTCGAGGGGCCATGGCGGGTGCTCGGAGGCGGCGGCGTGGACGTCGGCGGCGTCCTCGTCGGTGGTTGCCTGGAGGTGCTGAGCCCGCTCGCCGGGACGCCGTACGGCGACGTGCCGGCCTTCGGCCGCGCGCACGCCGACGAGGGGCTGCTGGTCTACCTCGAGGCCTGCGCGGCGCCGGCGCCCGACGTCGCCCGGATGCTGCACGGGCTGCGCCTGGCCGGCTGGTTCGACGACGCGTCCGGGATCCTGATCGGCCGGACCGCGGCCCCGGACGCGCCCGGCCTGACCCAGCAGGAGGCGGTGGCCGACGCGCTCGGCATGCTCGACGTGCCGATCGTGCTGGATCTCGAGATCGGCCACGTCCAGCCGTTCCTGCCGCTGGTCAACGGCGCCAGCGCGCGGGTGGTCGCCGACGACCGGCGCCGGGAGATCACCCAGACCATCGGTGGCTGA
- a CDS encoding acetolactate synthase large subunit — MSEQMTGAQSLVKSLEAAGAENIFGIPGGAILPAYDPLMDSSIRHILVRHEQGAGHAAQGYASASGKVGVCMATSGPGATNLVTPIADAHMDSVPMVAVTGQVGASAIGTDAFQEADIRGITMPITKHNFLVTDPAEIPRTIAEAFYIASTGRPGPVLVDVAKSALQAMTSYEWPTELHLPGYRPVTRPHAKQIREAARLILESRRPVLYVGGGTIRSGASKELRTLAELTGMPVVTTLMARGAFPDSHPQHLGMPGMHGTVAAVAGLQRSDLIISLGARFDDRVTGNLDSFAPGAKVIHADIDPAEIGKNRHADVPIVGDVREVISDLVLALQTEADAGTTGDYEGWVEFLAGVKRTYPLGYDLPADGGLSPQYVIERLGEIAGEDTIYASGVGQHQMWAAQFVQYEKPRTWINSGGLGTMGFAVPGAMGAKVGCPDQTVWAIDGDGCFQMTNQELATCAINDIPIKVAIINNESLGMVRQWQTLFYNERYSNTDLHSKRIPDFVKLAEAYGCVGLSCDSPGDVDATIRKAMEINDVPVVVDFRVHRDAMVWPMVAAGTSNDDIKYARDLAPQFEEDDL, encoded by the coding sequence ATGAGCGAGCAGATGACGGGCGCACAGAGCCTGGTCAAGTCGCTGGAGGCGGCGGGCGCCGAGAACATCTTCGGCATCCCGGGGGGCGCGATCCTTCCGGCGTACGACCCGCTCATGGACTCCTCGATCCGGCACATCCTGGTGCGGCACGAGCAGGGCGCCGGCCACGCCGCGCAGGGCTACGCCTCGGCCTCCGGCAAGGTCGGCGTCTGCATGGCGACCTCCGGGCCGGGCGCGACCAACCTGGTGACGCCGATCGCCGACGCGCACATGGACTCGGTGCCGATGGTGGCCGTGACCGGACAGGTCGGCGCCAGCGCGATCGGCACGGACGCCTTCCAGGAGGCCGACATCCGCGGCATCACGATGCCGATCACCAAGCACAACTTCCTGGTCACCGACCCCGCCGAGATCCCGCGCACCATCGCGGAGGCGTTCTACATCGCCTCCACCGGCCGCCCCGGACCGGTGCTGGTCGACGTCGCCAAGTCGGCCCTGCAGGCGATGACGAGCTACGAGTGGCCGACCGAGCTGCACCTGCCCGGCTACCGCCCCGTCACCCGCCCGCACGCGAAGCAGATCCGCGAGGCCGCCCGGCTGATCCTGGAGTCGCGCCGCCCCGTGCTGTACGTCGGCGGCGGCACGATCCGCTCGGGCGCCTCGAAGGAGCTGCGCACCCTCGCCGAGCTCACCGGGATGCCGGTCGTGACCACCCTGATGGCGCGCGGCGCCTTCCCCGACAGCCACCCCCAGCACCTGGGCATGCCGGGCATGCACGGCACCGTCGCCGCGGTCGCCGGACTCCAGCGCAGCGACCTGATCATCAGCCTCGGCGCGCGCTTCGACGACCGGGTGACCGGCAACCTCGACTCCTTCGCGCCCGGCGCGAAGGTCATCCACGCCGACATCGACCCCGCGGAGATCGGCAAGAACCGCCACGCCGACGTCCCGATCGTGGGCGACGTCCGCGAGGTCATCAGCGACCTGGTCCTGGCGCTGCAGACCGAGGCCGACGCCGGCACGACCGGCGACTACGAGGGCTGGGTGGAGTTCCTGGCCGGCGTGAAGCGGACCTACCCGCTCGGGTACGACCTCCCCGCCGACGGCGGCCTGTCCCCGCAGTACGTCATCGAGCGGCTGGGCGAGATCGCTGGCGAGGACACGATCTACGCCTCCGGCGTCGGGCAGCACCAGATGTGGGCCGCCCAGTTCGTGCAGTACGAGAAGCCGCGCACCTGGATCAACTCCGGAGGCCTGGGCACGATGGGCTTCGCGGTCCCGGGCGCCATGGGCGCCAAGGTCGGGTGCCCCGACCAGACGGTGTGGGCCATCGACGGCGACGGCTGCTTCCAGATGACCAACCAGGAGCTGGCCACCTGCGCGATCAACGACATCCCGATCAAGGTCGCGATCATCAACAACGAGTCGCTCGGCATGGTGCGGCAGTGGCAGACGCTCTTCTACAACGAGCGCTACTCCAACACCGACCTGCACAGCAAGCGGATCCCCGACTTCGTCAAGCTGGCCGAGGCCTACGGCTGCGTCGGCCTGTCGTGCGACAGCCCCGGCGACGTCGACGCCACCATCCGCAAGGCGATGGAGATCAACGACGTGCCGGTCGTCGTCGACTTCCGGGTCCACCGCGACGCCATGGTGTGGCCGATGGTCGCCGCCGGCACCAGCAACGACGACATCAAGTACGCGCGCGACCTGGCGCCCCAGTTCGAGGAGGACGATCTCTGA
- a CDS encoding VOC family protein yields the protein MDQRISFVTLAVTDLDATRAFYLDGLGWQTSLDVPGEVLMIRAGEHLVLSLWDRAQFEAEVGPIARGEGVAPFTLAHNVPTREDVDSVLATARAAGADPVHDAFEREWGGYSGYFGDPDGYRWEIAFNPGPIGQVVLP from the coding sequence GTGGACCAGCGGATCAGCTTCGTGACCTTGGCGGTGACCGACCTCGACGCCACCCGCGCCTTCTACCTCGACGGCCTCGGCTGGCAGACCTCGCTCGACGTGCCGGGGGAGGTGCTGATGATCCGCGCCGGCGAGCACCTGGTGCTCTCGCTGTGGGACCGGGCGCAGTTCGAGGCGGAGGTCGGTCCCATCGCCCGCGGCGAGGGCGTGGCGCCGTTCACCCTTGCCCACAACGTCCCCACCCGGGAGGACGTCGACTCCGTCCTCGCGACCGCTCGCGCCGCCGGCGCCGACCCCGTCCACGACGCCTTCGAGCGCGAGTGGGGCGGCTACAGCGGTTACTTCGGCGACCCCGACGGGTATCGATGGGAGATCGCCTTCAACCCCGGACCGATAGGACAGGTGGTGCTGCCGTGA